One Camelina sativa cultivar DH55 chromosome 3, Cs, whole genome shotgun sequence genomic window carries:
- the LOC104776102 gene encoding zinc finger CCCH domain-containing protein 6 isoform X2, with protein MLQRGISPFSKLFHVRLFISEDSPSQVGSESQDHLQAKSSLASHPGDDNLPPGFGGPLSANEPQIRLSDIAVIKWKCSVRILLDEEWRVIAGDESKEVEAQNQRELRVLEAFYPGASSIPLNPSVPADVENSHYDDQQTIVIPILPVEDDDIAMDSASDLPTQSGTSVGTAPSIPNQNTSTSSILPSGSDIMAALSAISNSKEQGSSMIDQDLLIKILSNPKLVENLVANSGSAGSISSNASGLYPSSTHEANGAVTTTPASNGHFYPQPVVTQCPPMVYPPPAPSDQHNYGAPPARDASYYKNLIQQHGGERQETPPVQPHLGFRYNLPPGGPNQEMINSNNNNQRPRDSKPKIMKPCMYFNSTRGCRHGSNCLYQHDATPYQPRNLNNGNINTSEMQSAKRMRFDRD; from the exons atgttACAGAGAGGAATATCACCGTTTTCCAAGTTATTTCAT GTACGGCTGTTCATATCAGAGGATTCACCTTCACAAGTTGGATCAGAGTCTCAAGATCACCTGCAAGCGAAGTCATCTTTAGCTTCACATCCGGGTGATGATAATCTACCACCTGGTTTTGGTGGACCTCTTTCTGCCAATGAGCCACAGATTAGGTTATCAGACATAGCAGTAATAAAGTGGAAATGCTCTGTCCGG ATTTTGCTAGATGAGGAATGGAGAGTGATTGCAGGGGACGAAAGCAAAGAAGTGGAAGCACAAAATCAGAGGGAATTGAGAGTTCTTGAAGCATTCTATCCTGGCGCATCATCTATTCCTCTAAA CCCTTCGGTGCCAGCCGATGTTGAGAACTCACATTATGATGATCAGCAAACCATTGTCATACCAATTCTACCtgtagaagatgatgacataGCGATGGATTCAGCATCTGATCTCCCAACCCAATCTGGCACGAGTGTGGGAACAGCGCCATCAATACCCAATCAGAAcacatcaacttcttcaatccTCCCTTCAGGGTCAGATATAATGGCTGCATTATCTGCAATCTCAAACAGCAAAGAACAAGGCAGCAGCATGATTGACCAAGATTTGCTTATTAAGATCCTAAGCAACCCTAAGCTGGTCGAGAATCTTGTTGCAAATAGTGGCAGTGCAGGTTCAATCTCCTCCAACGCAAGTGGCCTCTACCCATCTTCAACCCATGAAGCCAATGGAGCAGTTACCACAACACCTGCCTCCAATGGACACTTTTACCCTCAGCCAGTGGTAACACAATGTCCTCCCATGGTGTATCCTCCTCCAGCTCCGTCAGACCAGCATAATTATGGAGCACCACCAGCAAGAGATGCTAGTTATTACAAGAACCTGATTCAGCAACATGGCGGGGAAAGACAAGAGACGCCACCAGTTCAACCACATCTCGGTTTTCGTTACAACCTCCCACCTGGAGGACCTAACCAAGAGATGATAAATAGCAATAATAATAACCAGAGGCCAAGGGATTCAAAACCCAAGATAATGAAGCCTTGCATGTACTTCAACAGCACGAGGGGTTGTCGCCATGGATCCAATTGTTTATACCAGCACGATGCTACACCGTACCAGCCAAGGAATCTAAACAATGGTAATATCAACACTTCTGAGATGCAGAGTGCTAAAAGAATGAGATTTGACAGAGACTGA
- the LOC104776104 gene encoding protein RCC2: MADAMNSSLAEKKKEERSEEEEKGGELLFCGATAWDIVGKRKGGMEGNLVSPTRLRPLVGINIRFVASGCASFHCVALDVEGRCYTWGRNEKGQLGHGDMIQRDRPTVVSGLSKHKIVKAAAGRNHTVVVSDDGQSLAFGWNKYGQLGSGSAKNGFVSVEVESSPLPCIVSDEVTNVACGADFTVWLSSTEGASILTAGLPQYGQLGHGTDNEFNMKDSSVRLAYEAQPRPKAIASLAKETIVKVACGTNHTVAVDKNGFVYTWGFGGYGRLGHREQKDEWAPRRIDVFQRNNVLPPNAILSAGAANSACTAGGGQLYMWGKIKNNGDDWMYPKPMMDLSGWNLRWMDSGSMHHFVGADSSCISWGHAQYGELGYGPNGQKSSAAPKKVDTLEGMHVMGVACGFCHSLVIVDRTDIADRLEQLEIYDGKGSLEEIVEEVKEETLAPKQQAAKRGAASKKRKASKASSDSEEDSDEDNSEKEKEPQGSDADSDYSEDGEEANGKKQSTRGRGRGRGGRGRGGRTGNGKAPPVKTGGRRGRPRKS; encoded by the exons ATGGCAGATGCGATGAATTCGTCGttggcggagaagaagaaggaagagaggtcggaggaggaggagaagggagGTGAGCTATTGTTTTGTGGTGCTACCGCTTGGGATATCGTTGGGAAACGCAAAGGTGGGATGGAAGGTAACTTGGTCTCTCCTACTCGTTTAAGGCCTCTCGTCGGCATTAACATTCGATTCGTCGCCTCTGGTTGCG CTTCGTTTCATTGTGTGGCATTGGACGTTGAAGGTCGTTGCTACACCTGGGGACGCAATGAG AAAGGACAATTAGGCCATGGAGATATGATCCAACGTGACAGGCCAACAGTTGTGTCAGGGCTCTCTAA GCACAAGATTGTGAAAGCGGCAGCAGGGAGGAACCACACGGTAGTGGTAAGTGATGATGGCCAGTCCCTTGCATTTGGATGGAATAAGTATGGGCAGTTGGGTTCGGGTTCAGCCAAAAACG GCTTTGTTTCTGTCGAAGTTGAATCGTCGCCTCTTCCCTGTATTGTGTCTGATGAGGTCACAAACGTTGCCTGTGGGGCTGATTTCACTGTGTGGTTATCATCTACTGAAGGAGCCTCTATACT gACTGCCGGTCTCCCACAGTATGGTCAACTAGGTCATGGAACTGATAATGAG TTCAATATGAAGGATAGTTCAGTCAGGCTCGCCTACGAAGCTCAGCCACGTCCTAAAGCCATCGCTTCTCTTGCAAAGGAAACCATTGTCAAAGTTGCATGTGGAACAAATCATACTG TGGCCGTAGATAAGAATGGGTTTGTCTACAC GTGGGGCTTTGGTGGATATGGAAG GCTTGGACATAGGGAGCAGAAAGATGAGTGGGCTCCACGCCGTATTGATGTGTTTCAGAGGAATAATGTTTTGCCTCCTAATGCCATTCTTTCTGCTGGTGCTGCAAACTCCGCTTGTACCGCTG GTGGAGGACAGTTATATATGTGGGGAAAGATAAAGAACAATGGTGATGATTGGATGTACCCTAAACCTATGATGGATTTAAG TGGTTGGAACTTGCGCTGGATGGATTCAGGAAGCATGCATCATTTTGTTGGTGCCGATAGTTCTTGCATAAGTTGGGGTCATGCTCAGTATGGGGAACTTGGTTATGGCCCCAACGGTCAAAA ATCCTCTGCTGCGCCAAAAAAGGTGGATACGCTCGAGGGAATGCATGTAATGGG TGTGGCATGCGGTTTTTGCCATTCATTGGTCATAGTTGACAGAACAGATATCGCTGATCGACTTGAGCAG CTCGAGATCTATGACGGCAAAGGATCATTAGAAG AAATTGTAGAAGAAGTCAAGGAAGAAACTTTGGCACCGAAGCAACAAGCTGCGAAAAGAGGTGCTGCTTCTAAAAAGAGGAAAGCATCAAAAGCTTCTTCTGATTCTGAAGAAGACAGTGATGAAGATAACagcgagaaggagaaggaaccTCAAGGTAGTGATGCCGACAGTGACTACagtgaagatggagaagaggccaatggaaagaaacagagcactcgtggcagaggacgtggccGTGGAGGACGTGGACGCGGCGGCCGCACTGGTAACGGAAAGGCTCCGCCGGTGAAGACCggtggaagaagaggaaggccACGTAAGTCTTAA
- the LOC104776101 gene encoding auxin response factor 5-like: MMASLACVEDKMKTSGFVNGGTTTTISQSTLLEEMKLLKDQSGTRKPVINSELWHACAGPLVCLPQVGSLVYYFSQGHSEQVAVSTRRSATTQVPNYPNLPSQLMCQVHNVTLHADKDSDEIYAQMSLQPVHSERDVFPVPDFGLLSRSKHPAEFFCKTLTASDTSTHGGFSVPRRAAEKLFPPLDYTAHPPTQELVVRDLHENTWTFRHIYRGQPKRHLLTTGWSLFVGSKRLRAGDSVLFIRDEKSQLMVGVRRANRQQTALPSSVLSADSMHIGVLAAAAHATANRTPFLIFYNPRACPAAFVIPLAKYRKAICGSQLSVGMRFGMMFETEDSGKRRYMGTIVGISDLDPLRWPGSKWRNLQVEWDEPGCNDKPTRVSPWDIETPESLFIFPSLTSGLKRQLHPSYFAGETEWGSLIKRPLIRVPDSANGIMPYTSFPNMASEQLMKMMMRPHNNQNVPSFMSEMQQNVVMGHGGLLGDMKMQQPCQPMRMNQKSEMVQPESKLTVNPSASNTSGQEQNLSQGMSGPAKPETSTLSGCTSGRVQHGLEQSVEQVSQVTTATMCNEEKVNQQIQKPAASSPVQADLDDLSQQIYPPQSDPINGFSFLETDELTSQVSSFQSLAGSYKQPFMLSSQDSSAVVLPDSTNSPLFHDVWDNQLNGLKFDQFSPLMQQDLYGSQNMCMSNSTNSNILDPPLSNTVLDDFCAIKETDFQNHPSSCLVGNNNNSSFAQDVQSQITSASFADSQAFSRQDFPDNSGGTGTSSSNVDFDDSSLLQNSKGSSWQKVATPRVRTYTKVQKTGSVGRSIDVTSFKDYEELKSAIECMFGLEGLLTHPQSSGWKLVYVDYESDVLLVGDDPWEEFVGCVRCIRILSPTEVQKMSEEGMKLLNSAGINDLKTSVS; this comes from the exons GGTTTTGTTAACGggggaacaacaacaacaatatctCAATCTACTCTGCTTGAAGAGATGAAGCTGTTAAAGGATCAGTCAG GAACGAGAAAGCCCGTTATAAACTCGGAGCTATGGCACGCCTGTGCAGGCCCTTTGGTTTGTTTACCTCAAGTTGGGAGCTTAGTGTACTACTTCTCACAAGGTCATAGCGAACAG GTTGCTGTTTCAACCAGAAGATCAGCAACAACCCAAGTTCCTAATTACCCAAATCTTCCATCTCAGTTGATGTGTCAAGTACATAATGTTACTCTTCAT GCAGACAAAGACAGCGACGAAATCTATGCGCAGATGAGTCTTCAACCTGTTCACTCT GAGAGAGATGTGTTCCCTGTACCAGACTTTGGACTATTGAGCAGAAGTAAGCATCCGGCTGAGTTTTTCTGCAAGACGCTTACTGCAAGTGACACAAGCACACATGGAGGTTTCTCCGTGCCACGTAGAGCTGCAGAGAAGCTATTTCCACCACTG GACTACACAGCACATCCGCCAACACAAGAGCTTGTAGTTAGAGATCTACATGAGAATACTTGGACATTTCGCCATATCTATCGAG GGCAACCAAAGAGACATCTCCTAACAACAGGATGGAGTCTGTTCGTTGGATCCAAAAGATTAAGAGCTGGGGATTCTGTTTTGTTCATCAG GGATGAGAAGTCGCAACTAATGGTTGGTGTGAGGCGTGCCAATCGCCAACAAACAGCACTTCCTTCGTCAGTTCTCTCAGCAGATAGTATGCATATTGGTGttcttgctgctgctgctcacGCAACTGCAAACCGCACTCCTTTCTTGATATTCTATAATCCAAG GGCTTGTCCAGCAGCGTTTGTGATCCCTCTTGCTAAGTACCGTAAGGCTATATGTGGGTCTCAGCTCTCAGTTGGTATGAGGTTTGGAATGATGTTTGAAACTGAAGATTCCGGGAAACGAAG GTACATGGGAACCATTGTTGGAATCAGCGATCTGGATCCATTGAGATGGCCTGGTTCTAAGTGGCGTAACCTTCAGGTTGAATGGGATGAGCCTGGATGTAACGATAAGCCTACTCGGGTCAGTCCATGGGATATTGAAACACCTGAAAGCCTCTTCATTTTTCCTTCTCTGACCTCAGGACTCAAGCGTCAGCTCCATCCATCTTACTTTG CAGGTGAAACCGAATGGGGTAGCTTGATAAAACGGCCTCTTATCCGAGTTCCTGATTCCGCAAACGGGATCATGCCTTACACATCTTTCCCTAATATGGCTTCAGAGCAGCttatgaaaatgatgatgagACCTCACAACAACCAGAACGTACCATCTTTCATGTCTGAGATGCAGCAGAACGTTGTAATGGGGCACGGAGGTTTGCTAGGAGATATGAAGATGCAGCAACCCTGCCAACCCATGAGGATGAACCAGAAATCTGAGATGGTGCAGCCAGAAAGCAAGCTAACAGTGAACCCATCTGCTTCCAATACGAGTGGCCAAGAACAGAATCTGTCACAGGGTATGAGTGGTCCTGCAAAACCTGAGACTTCAACACTTTCTGGTTGCACTTCTGGAAGAGTCCAGCATGGACTTGAGCAGTCAGTAGAACAGGTGAGCCAGGTGACAACGGCCACAATGTGTAATGAGGAAAAGGTTAATCAGCAAATTCAGAAACCGGCTGCTTCTTCTCCTGTACAAGCTGACCTTGATGACCTTAGTCAACAGATTTACCCACCACAGTCTGATCCAATAAATGGATTCTCTTTCCTGGAAACTGATGAGCTGACATCACAAGTCTCTTCCTTCCAGTCTCTTGCCGGATCATACAAGCAACCATTCATGCTATCCTCCCAGGATTCTTCAGCTGTTGTGTTACCAGATTCAACAAACTCACCGCTGTTTCACGATGTGTGGGACAATCAGTTGAACGGTCTCAAGTTTGACCAGTTCAGTCCCTTGATGCAGCAGGACCTTTATGGTAGTCAGAATATGTGTATGAGCAATAGCACAAACAGCAACATTCTAGATCCTCCACTCTCAAACACAGTTCTTGATGATTTTTGTGCCATCAAAGAAACCGATTTCCAGAACCACCCTTCTAGTTGTTTGgttggaaacaacaacaacagtagcTTTGCTCAAGATGTTCAGTCGCAAATCACATCAGCTAGCTTTGCAGACTCACAGGCCTTCTCCCGCCAAGATTTTCCAGATAACTCTGGAGGAACTGGTACATCATCAAGCAATGTTGATTTCGATGATAGTAGTCTTCTGCAAAATAGTAAAGGCTCATCATGGCAGAAAGTTGCAACACCTCGGGTCCGAACCTACACTAAG GTTCAAAAAACCGGGTCAGTTGGGAGGTCAATTGATGTCACAAGCTTCAAAGACTACGAGGAGCTAAAATCTGCAATTGAGTGCATGTTTGGATTGGAAGGACTTCTAACTCACCCGCAAAGCTCGGGATGGAAGCTTGTATATGTTGATTATGAGAGTGATGTTCTGCTTGTAGGAGATGATCCATGGGA AGAGTTTGTGGGATGCGTAAGGTGCATAAGGATACTGTCGCCAACAGAGGTCCAGAAGATGAGTGAAGAGGGGATGAAGCTTTTGAACAGCGCAGGCATTAATGATCTGAAGACTTCTGTTTCATAA
- the LOC104776103 gene encoding protein IQ-DOMAIN 32 yields the protein MGRSPASSCLRIIACAGRDDAAEPNATSTENKSSGGDKRGWSFRKKSGKQRGLITSVVSETTPASTRTRETLESALLKSPSPDNNNNFVSEKQQPFSVGDEKKTSQFPVVTYVDEKKNQFAENKTVEEEEQIDHKTELPVLVESKGTETEDDDFIGTDHLQGPNAADVSTVEKDIITPEVENASKVEPKESEADDVVILRKERDEEVDESAIVIIQAAVRGFLARRELLRRKKVIKLQAAVRGHLVRSQAMGSLRCVQAIVKMQTMVRARHSTKDGSRVSAISDKVEANAAAQKLLENKFAKHLMESTPKTKSISIKCDPTKPSSAWNWLERWMSVPKPEKTSKADLTTEEQQLEEAQSVKVSSQVDLLNSDTTVETKTETDLSSYESSKLAAQLSETEKMSQYDSPEASAEVYYDSIQSQPPAAKEPDSLLEESEYVDGQPKQSLKRKASNPSFIAAQSKFEELTTSTGSNKAISSKDGVLGEEGKTDIDSPDVTNTKKDHSLEDVAPAELSGSECGTELSVTSSLDTLDKKSDAEGAESKVEAKLLEDDTDVKTDQTELIEIDVKDETSLSTVEDPKEKVENAMVEIEKISETQHESVISTPDSKKRRAEDESGPQAYPLSEEALTPITISESQATPASQASSSVKARKGKSEKSGSSQKRRVSKKITSSPKQETGTGEATTEQEEGKEPKSGRRNSFGFDQEARESSGGKNSLPRFMQPTQSAKAKVQEHNSPRSSPDLQERDVVSVKKRHSLPGVTNGKQGSSPRIQRSASQAQQGTKDRKWQR from the exons ATGGGAAGATCTCCAGCTTCTTCTTGTCTCCGTATCATCGCTTGTGCCGGCCGTGATGATGCCGCTGAACCCAACGCCACCTCCACCGAG AACAAGAGCTCTGGTGGTGACAAGCGTGGATGGAGTTTCAGGAAGAAATCTGGGAAACAGCGAGGCTTGATCACTAGTGTTGTCTCTGAGACTACTCCTGCTTCTACTAGGACTAGAGAAACTCTTGAATCTGCTCTCCTTAAATCTCCTTCTcctgataacaacaacaactttgtttCTGAAAAGCAGCAGCCGTTTTCTGTTGGTGATGAGAAGAAGACTAGTCAATTCCCCGTTGTTACCTATGTGGATGAGAAAAAAAACCAGTTTGCTGAGAACAAaacggtggaggaggaggagcagatTGACCACAAAACCGAGCTGCCTGTTCTTGTGGAATCCAAAGGGACTGAaactgaagatgatgatttcaTTGGAACTGATCATTTGCAAGGACCAAATGCTGCTGATGTATCCACGGTAGAGAAAGACATTATTACTCCCGAGGTTGAAAACGCTAGTAAGGTTGAACCGAAAGAATCTGAAGCCGATGATGTGGTCATACTCAGAAAAGAAAGggatgaagaagttgatgagTCTGCTATCGTGATCATCCAAGCTGCTGTTCGTGGTTTTTTG GCGCGGAGAGAACTTTTGAGGCGCAAGAAAGTTATTAAACTTCAAGCTGCAGTTCGTGGCCACCTGGTTAGGAGCCAGGCCATGGGATCACTGCGTTGTGTCCAAGCTATTGTCAAGATGCAAACAATGGTTCGTGCTCGTCATTCCACAAAAGATGGTAGCCGTGTTTCAGCAATCTCG gACAAAGTGGAAGCAAATGCAGCTGCACAAAAGCTTCTCGAAAACAAGTTTGCTAAGCAT CTAATGGAGTCAACTCCCAAGACAAAATCAATCAGCATTAAATGTGATCCTACAAAACCTAGTTCTGCTTGGAACTGGTTGGAGAGGTGGATGTCTGTTCCAAAACCTGAGAAGACTTCAAAAGCAGATTTGACAACGGAAGAGCAACAGTTGGAAGAAGCACAGAGTGTTAAAGTATCATCTCAAGTTGACTTACTAAACTCTGACACAACGGTGGAGACCAAAACTGAAACTGATTTGTCAAGCTATGAATCAAGTAAGCTAGCAGCCCAGCTATCTGAGACAGAGAAAATGAGCCAATATGATTCCCCAGAAGCATCAGCAGAGGTTTATTATGACTCAATCCAGTCTCAACCACCTGCTGCTAAGGAACCAGATTCTTTGCTCGAAGAGTCTGAATATGTGGATGGACAGCCTAAACAGTCTTTGAAGCGTAAGGCTAGTAATCCTTCTTTCATTGCCGCACAGTCGAAGTTTGAGGAATTAACTACATCCACTGGTTCAAACAAAGCAATATCTTCTAAAGATGGTGTGTTgggtgaagaaggaaaaacagaTATAGATTCACCAGACGTTACGAACACTAAAAAGGATCACTCTCTGGAAGATGTTGCTCCAGCTGAGCTCAGTGGATCTGAATGTGGCACCGAACTCTCTGTAACTTCTTCTCTTGACACACTTGATAAGAAGTCAGACGCTGAGGGTGCAGAGTCCAAGGTAGAAGCAAAGCTTTTAGAGGATGACACTGATGTTAAAACAGACCAAACAGAGTTGATAGAAATTGATGTTAAGGATGAAACATCATTGAGTACTGTAGAGGACCCTAAGGAGAAAGTTGAGAATGCTATGGTCGAAATTGAAAAAATTTCAGAGACACAGCATGAATCGGTCATAAGTACACCAGATTCCAAAAAGAGACGTGCTGAAGATGAATCAGGACCTCAAGCTTACCCGTTATCTGAGGAAGCTTTAACTCCGATAACAATCTCAGAATCTCAGGCAACACCGGCAAGCCAAGCATCTTCTTCAGTCAAAGCAAGAAAAGGAAAATCTGAAAAGAGTGGTTCGAGCCAAAAGAGGAGAGTAAGCAAGAAAATAACATCAAGCCCTAAACAAGAAACTGGTACCGGTGAGGCTAcaacagaacaagaagaaggcAAGGAACCAAAAAGCGGGAGAAGAAATTCTTTCGGGTTTGATCAAGAAGCAAGAGAAAGCAGCGGAGGCAAGAACTCTCTTCCTCGGTTCATGCAGCCAACACAGTCGGCGAAAGCGAAAGTTCAAGAACACAACTCGCCAAGATCAAGCCCTGATCTTCAAGAAAGAGATGTTGTTTCAGTCAAGAAAAGACATTCATTGCCTGGTGTTACCAATGGGAAACAAGGTTCTTCTCCTAGAATCCAACGGTCTGCGTCTCAAGCACAACAGGGGACAAAGG ATAGAAAATGGCAGAGGTGA
- the LOC104776102 gene encoding zinc finger CCCH domain-containing protein 6 isoform X3 codes for MLSFATCLLMENTLVRLFISEDSPSQVGSESQDHLQAKSSLASHPGDDNLPPGFGGPLSANEPQIRLSDIAVIKWKCSVRILLDEEWRVIAGDESKEVEAQNQRELRVLEAFYPGASSIPLNPSVPADVENSHYDDQQTIVIPILPVEDDDIAMDSASDLPTQSGTSVGTAPSIPNQNTSTSSILPSGSDIMAALSAISNSKEQGSSMIDQDLLIKILSNPKLVENLVANSGSAGSISSNASGLYPSSTHEANGAVTTTPASNGHFYPQPVVTQCPPMVYPPPAPSDQHNYGAPPARDASYYKNLIQQHGGERQETPPVQPHLGFRYNLPPGGPNQEMINSNNNNQRPRDSKPKIMKPCMYFNSTRGCRHGSNCLYQHDATPYQPRNLNNGNINTSEMQSAKRMRFDRD; via the exons ATGCTGTCATTTGCAACGTGTTTGCTGATGGAAAATACTTTG GTACGGCTGTTCATATCAGAGGATTCACCTTCACAAGTTGGATCAGAGTCTCAAGATCACCTGCAAGCGAAGTCATCTTTAGCTTCACATCCGGGTGATGATAATCTACCACCTGGTTTTGGTGGACCTCTTTCTGCCAATGAGCCACAGATTAGGTTATCAGACATAGCAGTAATAAAGTGGAAATGCTCTGTCCGG ATTTTGCTAGATGAGGAATGGAGAGTGATTGCAGGGGACGAAAGCAAAGAAGTGGAAGCACAAAATCAGAGGGAATTGAGAGTTCTTGAAGCATTCTATCCTGGCGCATCATCTATTCCTCTAAA CCCTTCGGTGCCAGCCGATGTTGAGAACTCACATTATGATGATCAGCAAACCATTGTCATACCAATTCTACCtgtagaagatgatgacataGCGATGGATTCAGCATCTGATCTCCCAACCCAATCTGGCACGAGTGTGGGAACAGCGCCATCAATACCCAATCAGAAcacatcaacttcttcaatccTCCCTTCAGGGTCAGATATAATGGCTGCATTATCTGCAATCTCAAACAGCAAAGAACAAGGCAGCAGCATGATTGACCAAGATTTGCTTATTAAGATCCTAAGCAACCCTAAGCTGGTCGAGAATCTTGTTGCAAATAGTGGCAGTGCAGGTTCAATCTCCTCCAACGCAAGTGGCCTCTACCCATCTTCAACCCATGAAGCCAATGGAGCAGTTACCACAACACCTGCCTCCAATGGACACTTTTACCCTCAGCCAGTGGTAACACAATGTCCTCCCATGGTGTATCCTCCTCCAGCTCCGTCAGACCAGCATAATTATGGAGCACCACCAGCAAGAGATGCTAGTTATTACAAGAACCTGATTCAGCAACATGGCGGGGAAAGACAAGAGACGCCACCAGTTCAACCACATCTCGGTTTTCGTTACAACCTCCCACCTGGAGGACCTAACCAAGAGATGATAAATAGCAATAATAATAACCAGAGGCCAAGGGATTCAAAACCCAAGATAATGAAGCCTTGCATGTACTTCAACAGCACGAGGGGTTGTCGCCATGGATCCAATTGTTTATACCAGCACGATGCTACACCGTACCAGCCAAGGAATCTAAACAATGGTAATATCAACACTTCTGAGATGCAGAGTGCTAAAAGAATGAGATTTGACAGAGACTGA
- the LOC104776102 gene encoding zinc finger CCCH domain-containing protein 6 isoform X1: protein MRALHKRVSWPPDFKLCQVRLFISEDSPSQVGSESQDHLQAKSSLASHPGDDNLPPGFGGPLSANEPQIRLSDIAVIKWKCSVRILLDEEWRVIAGDESKEVEAQNQRELRVLEAFYPGASSIPLNPSVPADVENSHYDDQQTIVIPILPVEDDDIAMDSASDLPTQSGTSVGTAPSIPNQNTSTSSILPSGSDIMAALSAISNSKEQGSSMIDQDLLIKILSNPKLVENLVANSGSAGSISSNASGLYPSSTHEANGAVTTTPASNGHFYPQPVVTQCPPMVYPPPAPSDQHNYGAPPARDASYYKNLIQQHGGERQETPPVQPHLGFRYNLPPGGPNQEMINSNNNNQRPRDSKPKIMKPCMYFNSTRGCRHGSNCLYQHDATPYQPRNLNNGNINTSEMQSAKRMRFDRD from the exons ATGAGGGCATTGCACAAAAGGGTATCCTGGCCTCCAGATTTTAAACTTTGtcag GTACGGCTGTTCATATCAGAGGATTCACCTTCACAAGTTGGATCAGAGTCTCAAGATCACCTGCAAGCGAAGTCATCTTTAGCTTCACATCCGGGTGATGATAATCTACCACCTGGTTTTGGTGGACCTCTTTCTGCCAATGAGCCACAGATTAGGTTATCAGACATAGCAGTAATAAAGTGGAAATGCTCTGTCCGG ATTTTGCTAGATGAGGAATGGAGAGTGATTGCAGGGGACGAAAGCAAAGAAGTGGAAGCACAAAATCAGAGGGAATTGAGAGTTCTTGAAGCATTCTATCCTGGCGCATCATCTATTCCTCTAAA CCCTTCGGTGCCAGCCGATGTTGAGAACTCACATTATGATGATCAGCAAACCATTGTCATACCAATTCTACCtgtagaagatgatgacataGCGATGGATTCAGCATCTGATCTCCCAACCCAATCTGGCACGAGTGTGGGAACAGCGCCATCAATACCCAATCAGAAcacatcaacttcttcaatccTCCCTTCAGGGTCAGATATAATGGCTGCATTATCTGCAATCTCAAACAGCAAAGAACAAGGCAGCAGCATGATTGACCAAGATTTGCTTATTAAGATCCTAAGCAACCCTAAGCTGGTCGAGAATCTTGTTGCAAATAGTGGCAGTGCAGGTTCAATCTCCTCCAACGCAAGTGGCCTCTACCCATCTTCAACCCATGAAGCCAATGGAGCAGTTACCACAACACCTGCCTCCAATGGACACTTTTACCCTCAGCCAGTGGTAACACAATGTCCTCCCATGGTGTATCCTCCTCCAGCTCCGTCAGACCAGCATAATTATGGAGCACCACCAGCAAGAGATGCTAGTTATTACAAGAACCTGATTCAGCAACATGGCGGGGAAAGACAAGAGACGCCACCAGTTCAACCACATCTCGGTTTTCGTTACAACCTCCCACCTGGAGGACCTAACCAAGAGATGATAAATAGCAATAATAATAACCAGAGGCCAAGGGATTCAAAACCCAAGATAATGAAGCCTTGCATGTACTTCAACAGCACGAGGGGTTGTCGCCATGGATCCAATTGTTTATACCAGCACGATGCTACACCGTACCAGCCAAGGAATCTAAACAATGGTAATATCAACACTTCTGAGATGCAGAGTGCTAAAAGAATGAGATTTGACAGAGACTGA